From the Prunus dulcis chromosome 4, ALMONDv2, whole genome shotgun sequence genome, one window contains:
- the LOC117626140 gene encoding nuclear transcription factor Y subunit B-9 → MPIANVIRIMRRILPPHAKISDDAKETIQECVSEYIAFITGEANERCQREQRKTVTAEDILWAMGKLGFDNYVEPLTLFLQKHRESENSDRSTLRAEFMKRDRAVDFGPAGPPIALMPPPPPPYGPGYPFGPQHGPGMFDPSMLGMFRDGSSSGSGGGAGSSSASGDQGQNSLEGFDPFAQFK, encoded by the coding sequence ATGCCTATCGCGAACGTGATCCGCATAATGCGTCGTATTTTGCCACCCCATGCAAAAATATCTGACGACGCCAAGGAGACCATCCAGGAGTGTGTGTCAGAGTACATTGCCTTCATCACTGGGGAGGCCAACGAGCGCTGCCAGCGAGAGCAGCGCAAGACCGTCACTGCCGAGGACATCCTCTGGGCGATGGGGAAGCTTGGCTTCGACAACTACGTCGAGCCCCTCACTCTTTTCCTCCAGAAGCACCGGGAGTCGGAGAACAGCGACAGGTCCACTCTGAGAGCTGAGTTTATGAAGAGGGATCGTGCAGTGGATTTTGGACCTGCTGGGCCCCCGATTGCTCTAATGCCTCCTCCTCCACCGCCTTATGGGCCTGGCTATCCTTTTGGGCCCCAGCATGGTCCTGGGATGTTCGACCCATCCATGCTTGGGATGTTTAGGGATGGGTCGTCATCTGGCTCGGGCGGAGGAGCTGGGTCTTCTTCGGCTTCAGGGGATCAGGGCCAGAATTCCTTGGAGGGGTTTGATCCGTTTGCTCAGTTCAAGTGA
- the LOC117626767 gene encoding uncharacterized protein At4g04775-like — protein sequence MNSASSNLKVAMSESSTNSTQSNGYCFCGMKIKRRTSGTDLNPGRRFEACDQNRNRQTRHHFFEWLDNETCPRGKEVLPGLLRRLRGMEEEIRARDEQLRLVEVEKKKLEEKVCVVIEGKKELEWSRQRQLKLGFALILSWCLFVIFVMSRKI from the exons ATGAATTCAGCTTCTTCAAACTTGAAGGTAGCGATGTCTGAAAGCTCAACGAATTCAACTCAATCAAATGGGTATTGCTTTTGTGGGATGAAGATTAAACGGCGGACTTCAGGGACAGATCTGAACCCGGGAAGAAGGTTTGAGGCATGCGACCAAAATCGG AATAGGCAAACAAGACATCATTTCTTTGAATGGCTGGATAATGAAACATGTCCAAGAGGAAAGGAAGTGCTTCCTGGATTGCTTAGAAGACTCAGAGGTATGGAGGAAGAAATTAGAGCAAGAGATGAGCAACTGAGATTAGTGGAagtagagaagaaaaaattggaagagaaaGTGTGTGTTgttattgaaggaaaaaaggaattgGAATGGAGTAGACAGAGACAATTGAAATTGGGGTTTGCTTTGATCCTTTCATGgtgtttgtttgtaatttttgtgatGAGTAGAAAGATTTAG
- the LOC117625509 gene encoding uncharacterized protein LOC117625509 — translation MPQAFIPELAWFKVMLYVATQSSEDLFRMASVCPLFHTLANTPQVWNTISMAKYPDHPSWYHANPAVQHFLQQCRACDNPESIFREAFEVFFMQGNVEALYGMRIAATAGHMEAAYLVGLLGMSGIGQSKEDALEFLCSLNQRNNIDMKGTRDALRRRLS, via the coding sequence ATGCCCCAAGCCTTCATCCCGGAGTTAGCTTGGTTTAAAGTGATGTTATACGTGGCAACCCAATCATCGGAAGATCTCTTCCGTATGGCATCTGTGTGCCCATTGTTCCATACGTTGGCAAACACTCCACAAGTGTGGAACACCATTTCAATGGCAAAGTACCCAGACCATCCTAGCTGGTACCATGCCAATCCTGCGGTCCAGCATTTCTTGCAACAATGCAGGGCTTGCGATAACCCTGAGTCGATATTTAGAGAAGCATTCGAAGTGTTTTTCATGCAGGGTAACGTGGAAGCGTTGTATGGGATGCGCATTGCAGCCACGGCAGGCCATATGGAAGCGGCATATCTAGTTGGACTACTTGGCATGTCCGGAATTGGTCAGTCAAAAGAGGATGCATTAGAATTCTTGTGTTCTTTGAATCAACGTAACAACATTGATATGAAAGGAACCAGGGATGCTTTGAGACGAAGATTAAGCTGA